One Desulfonatronum thiodismutans genomic window, AAAGCGATGCCGCCGGTTTTGGCTCAGATGTTCAGTTCTTCCCGAACAGTGCCGAGTAGGGTGACGGGGGCGTTCATTTCTTCTGTTTTTGCCGCGCGAAGATCCTTGAGGTCCTCGTAATCCTCGAGTTCCTCCCGAACCTTTTGGAATTCCTCGTAAGGCAAAACAACGAAGGCTTTTTTGCCGTCGTGTTCCAAAATACTTGGATTCAAAGTAATCATGCCTTTTCTCCTTCGATCGATTTACCTGTAGACTTCGCGGCGATGGACAATCCGGTACACGAAAAATGTCGATTTGGCGGAGCGTCAGGACATCTTGGCCAGAAGCGCGACGAAGTCCGCGCGGATTCGGTCCACGCGGCGGCGGTTCGCGCCCAGGTCCCAGTATCCGGTGCGCGAGGCCGAGCGGATGTGGATGACCGCGGCTTCGTGGTCGAAATGGAACTCCAGATCGTCCTTGAAGCGAAACAGGGCACTTTGGACCACGGCCTTGACCAGGGAAGGAGATTGCTCGGTGATCTCCGTGCGCGGCAGGTCGCGGAGCACCTGGAGGAGGGTCTTCAGGGCCAGATGCTCTTGGGCGGGAGGATATGGCAGAGGCTCCACCCGGCGGGCCGGGTCCGTGGCCTGGCTGGAAACGCAGTTGGGGCTTGCGGGGCAGTCCAGTAGCGTCATCTTATCTTATCGCCACCTGTAGCGCAGAGGCTTCACCCAGCACACTCATTGTTAGCCCGTTCTCCGTTCGCCAAGTTCTCGGAACAGCACAACACGCTTCTCTGTGCCCTTGGCTTTATACATTGCTGTATCGGCATTTTTGAAAAGAATATCGCTCGTATCTCCATCTGCTGGATAAATTGCAATACCAATACTGGCCATTATAGAAATAACATGCCCATTAAATTCGGAACATTCTGAAATAAGACTTATCATCTTCTCTGCAATGTAAGTTCCGTCAGATTCTTGTTTGACTCCGAACAACAGGCATACGAATTCGTCACCTCCCCAGCGACTGACCATGTCTTCATCGCGTACAAAAGACTTTAAACGATTTGCCACCATCAGCAGCACCTGATCTCCAATATCATGACCATAAGAGTCGTTAATACTCTTGAATTTGTCGATGTCAATAAATAGGACGGCAAGTCCCCATCCGTGCCGTTTTG contains:
- a CDS encoding GGDEF domain-containing protein, encoding MKQALTQNEDVEQKVAKAADDLKLVNIKLNNEIAERIDIESELANTKTDLAEARDDLSKAQVKTEEAQQSALQDPLTGLPNRLSFEQGLNQGLIQAKRHGWGLAVLFIDIDKFKSINDSYGHDIGDQVLLMVANRLKSFVRDEDMVSRWGGDEFVCLLFGVKQESDGTYIAEKMISLISECSEFNGHVISIMASIGIAIYPADGDTSDILFKNADTAMYKAKGTEKRVVLFRELGERRTG
- a CDS encoding DUF1499 domain-containing protein, translating into MTLLDCPASPNCVSSQATDPARRVEPLPYPPAQEHLALKTLLQVLRDLPRTEITEQSPSLVKAVVQSALFRFKDDLEFHFDHEAAVIHIRSASRTGYWDLGANRRRVDRIRADFVALLAKMS